Within Actinobaculum sp. 313, the genomic segment CCACCGAAAACTGGAAACGGTCACCATCCGAAGTACGCTTCATCATGGGGTTCACCCGGCAGGTGCTTCGCGCGCAGCGCGACGAGCTGAACTCGTGGGGCGTGCGCGTGCGCTGGGTGGGCCGAACACCCCGCCTATGGAAGTCGGTACTTTCCGAACTGCGGATCGCAGAAGAAATGACCGCCGCAAACGATGTTCTGACGTTGAATATGTGCATCAACTACGGCGGACGGGCGGAAATCACCGATGCGGCGCGTGCCATTGCGGCAGAGGCCGCAGTGGGGCGACTGCATCCGGAGCGAATCACCGAGCGCACTATCGCCCGCCATTTGTACGCGCCGCATATGCGAGACGTCGATCTGTTCATCCGCACCGGCGGGGAACAGCGCATATCGAACTTCCTGATGTGGGAATCGGCCTATGCCGAACTCTATTTCTCCGATCTGGCGTGGCCGGACTTTGATCGCCGCGAGTTGTGGCGTGCCTGCCAGGCCTACGCCGAGCGGGATCGGCGCTTCGGGGGAGCAGTCGATAAAGTTCAATAGGCGTGGACCGCGCTGCGGTGTGAGTGTCGGACATTTTAGAATCGTCACCATGCTGCAGACAATCGACTTGCGTGGCTCACGCCCGGACAGTCAGGACCTCGCCTCTCGTCTTCCGCGGGCGGAGGTAGACGTCGACAAGGCGCTGGAGGCCGTGCATCCGCTGATCGACGACGTGCGCGCACGCGGTCAGGTGGCACTGCTTGAATTGGCGGAGCGTTTTGACGGCGTGCGACCGGAGAACCTGCGGGTACCCCAAGCGGCCCTGGAGGCCGACCTCGCGAACCTTTCGCCGCAGTTACGCCAGGCCTTGGAAATCTCGATTGCGCACAACCGGGCCGGGCACGCTGCCCAGCTTCCCGTTGAACGCGAAACGGAGATCGTCTCAGGCGGCGTCGTGCGGCAACGGTGGGTGCCGATGAGAAGAGTCGGACTATACGTTCCCGGTGGCTTGGCCGTCTATCCATCTTCCGTGATTATGAATGCAGTTGCGGCACAGGTGGCCGGTGTCGGTCAGATTGCTCTTGCCTCTCCGCCACAGGCGGACCATGGAGGCTTACCACATCCAACGATTCTGGCCGCATGCCGACTTCTGGGTATCGATGAGGTATACGCCGTTGGTGGTGCTCAGGCGATCGCCATGTTCGCCTACGGGGTGAACGGGTTATGCGAAGGCGTCGATGTGATTACGGGACCCGGCAATATCTACGTGGCGGCAGCGAAACGTGCGGTGCGCGGCGTCGTAGGAATTGACGCTGAGGCGGGAACCACCGAAATCGCCATCGTCGCCGATAGGACTGCGAACCCCGACTATGTCGCGGCCGACCTCGTATCGCAGGCGGAACATGATCCGGCAGCGGCATCGGTTCTTATTACGGATTCGCCAGAACTGGCAGCAGCCGTTGATAGCAGGTGCGAGGCGAGGGCGGCCGCGACGAAGCATACGCAGCGGGTAGAAACAGCCCTGCGCGGTCCGCAGTCGGGGATTGTGCTGGTCGACGATGTGGACGCCGCTATCGCCGTCGCGAATGCGTATGCGGCCGAACATCTGGAGATTCACACTGCTCAGGCAGCAGACGATGCGGCGCGTATTCACAATGCGGGCGCGATTTTTGTCGGTCCTTACAACCCGGTTCCGCTGGGCGACTATATGGCCGGGTCGAACCATGTTCTACCAACGGGCGGTACCGCTCGTTTCTCCGCGGGACTCAACGTGCACGCCTTCCTCAAATCGGTGCAGGAGATCGAGTACTCCCGCGAGGCTATGACAGCCCTGTACGGACCGTTGCAAGCGCTGGCACACGACGAAGACCTTCCGGCACACGCCGAGGCTCTCGCGGCGCGTCTTCCGGGCGATAGCGCCGACTAGCCCGCAGTCGCCAATTCATTCGCAGTCACCGGTCAAAAGCAGGCCGCCACAAGCGCTCCGATTGAGTAGGTGACGCCCATCGCGAGCAGACCGCCGCATATGTTACGCAGCACCGCCGGGCGTTTCGGTGAGCCTCCCAGATGAGCCGAGACCGATCCGGTTATCGCGAGGGCGCAGGTGACGGCGACCACGGTGACGGGCACTGCGATGCGGGTTGGCGCGGCGAGGATCGCGACGAACGGGATAAGTGCGCCTAGGATGAAGGAGAACATCGAGGCGAAGGCGGCGTGCCAGGGATTGGCGAGACTGTTCGGGTCAATGCCGAGTTCAAGGCGTGCGTGGGCGGCCAGGGCGTCACGCCGCGTCAGTTGTTCCGCCATTTCATGAGCCAGGCGCTCGTCGACACCCTGTTCCTCGATTAAACCGGCCAGCTCGTTCAGTTCTCCTTCGGGATCGGCGGCCAATTCTGCGCTCTCTTTGGCCAGTTCGGACCGCTCGGTATCGCGTTGTGTGGAGACGGAGACATATTCGCCCGCTGCCATGGATAGGGCACCGGCTATGACACCTGCCAGGCCGGAGGCCAGTAACGCCGATCCGGTGAGAGCGGCACCCGAAACACCGACAACGATGCCGGCGGTCGAGACAATCCCATCATTTGCTCCCAGGACGCCGGCGCGCAGCCAATTCAGACGGCTGGCAACCGTGCTCGACGGCGACTCCTCCTGCGCAGGTAGCGCGGCTTGTTCCGCCGGGACCGCGCCCCGCCGTCTTCTGCGCCGTACCGATAGGGCGGTCATAGCTGTAGCGTATGCCTACATCT encodes:
- the hisD gene encoding histidinol dehydrogenase, whose amino-acid sequence is MLQTIDLRGSRPDSQDLASRLPRAEVDVDKALEAVHPLIDDVRARGQVALLELAERFDGVRPENLRVPQAALEADLANLSPQLRQALEISIAHNRAGHAAQLPVERETEIVSGGVVRQRWVPMRRVGLYVPGGLAVYPSSVIMNAVAAQVAGVGQIALASPPQADHGGLPHPTILAACRLLGIDEVYAVGGAQAIAMFAYGVNGLCEGVDVITGPGNIYVAAAKRAVRGVVGIDAEAGTTEIAIVADRTANPDYVAADLVSQAEHDPAAASVLITDSPELAAAVDSRCEARAAATKHTQRVETALRGPQSGIVLVDDVDAAIAVANAYAAEHLEIHTAQAADDAARIHNAGAIFVGPYNPVPLGDYMAGSNHVLPTGGTARFSAGLNVHAFLKSVQEIEYSREAMTALYGPLQALAHDEDLPAHAEALAARLPGDSAD
- a CDS encoding isoprenyl transferase, which encodes MISPPPHPSGARPPQLPVLPEHVAVVMDGNGRWANARGLPRTEGHRVGEAMLMDVIAGAVEIGIKELSAYAFSTENWKRSPSEVRFIMGFTRQVLRAQRDELNSWGVRVRWVGRTPRLWKSVLSELRIAEEMTAANDVLTLNMCINYGGRAEITDAARAIAAEAAVGRLHPERITERTIARHLYAPHMRDVDLFIRTGGEQRISNFLMWESAYAELYFSDLAWPDFDRRELWRACQAYAERDRRFGGAVDKVQ
- a CDS encoding VIT family protein encodes the protein MTALSVRRRRRRGAVPAEQAALPAQEESPSSTVASRLNWLRAGVLGANDGIVSTAGIVVGVSGAALTGSALLASGLAGVIAGALSMAAGEYVSVSTQRDTERSELAKESAELAADPEGELNELAGLIEEQGVDERLAHEMAEQLTRRDALAAHARLELGIDPNSLANPWHAAFASMFSFILGALIPFVAILAAPTRIAVPVTVVAVTCALAITGSVSAHLGGSPKRPAVLRNICGGLLAMGVTYSIGALVAACF